Proteins found in one Takifugu rubripes chromosome 15, fTakRub1.2, whole genome shotgun sequence genomic segment:
- the LOC115246431 gene encoding retinoblastoma-associated protein-like isoform X2 — protein MDTASFTLTQLLKAVSLNVKQFLALVRKMDVNLDTISTKVNSALSHLEKKYDVMLALYQRFEKTCKSVFASVSENKEKETIRTCWTMFLLAKGRALQMEDDLVISFQLLLCTLEFCIKRCPPDLLQPLYKSAISKVQSPPGRTARRSQSKAKSRLPESEVDLQLLKTLCQENDCNSEEVKNVYQTSFSAFLDSLDLSGSAHLPQGKGLDQQYQEHYLKSRDFDGRLFLDGDETVLVPKVDMSQVERTPKKMSDEDSTLIPPQTPIRAAMTSIQQLRGDLTSSGDQPSTNLATYFKNCTVDPTQDVVKRLETFGETFSQRFGQAVGPHCVALGRQRFNLGVKLYYKIMEAMLKSEEKRLSVQNFSKLLNDSTFHTSLLACALEVVMATYGESSFKTGGYNQGGGDATERNMCFPWILDVVELTAFDFYKVIESFIKADPTLSKDIVKHLETCENLIMERIAWRTGSPLFDLLRQEHEGETAEQVETTANFSQPLQHNHTAADLYLSPVRPGLRVLPPETAASPNTQASSQPPTQPVSQPARPLKSNSLSLFYKKLYRLAYTRLKMLCSYLLSSHPELEPIIWTLFQHTLQHEHELMRDRHLDQLMMCAMYAICKVKTVDLRFKTIVTAYKNMPNTSQDTFKHVLTTDGNYDSIIVFYNLVFMQKLKTNILQYASTRPPTLSPIPQIPRSPYKFPNSPLRVPVSSNVYISPMKSPRMSPGMMTPRSRMLVSIGEPFGLINRFQKINQMVNSGDRSFKRSLDLGSTPKPLKRLRFDMDGQDEGDGSKSGGDSTLIQKLTEMTSTRSRMQEQKMKEDAESRRE, from the exons ATGGATACGGCCTCTTTCACCCTGACTCAGCTGCTGAAAGCAGTCAGTCTGAA TGTAAAGCAGTTTTTGGCTCTAGTGAGGAAAATGGATGTCAACTTGGATACAATAAGCACAAAGGTGAATTCAGCATTGTCACATCTAGAGAAGAAGTACGATGTGATGCTGGCTCTCTACCAGAGGTTTGAGAA aaCATGCAAAAGCGTCTTTGCTTCGGTTTCTGAGAACAA AGAGAAGGAGACCATTCGGACCTGCTGGACAATGTTTCTTTTGGCAAAGG GAAGAGCTCTGCAGATGGAGGATGACCTGGTCATAtcattccagctgctcctttgCACCCTGGAGTTCTGCATCAAGCGCTGCCCCCCAGATCTTCTCCAACCTCTTTACA AATCGGCGATCAGCAAAGTTCAGAGCCCTCCTGGGAGAACAGCTCGCCGCAGCCAGAGCAAAGCTAAGTCCCGACTTCCGGAGTCAGAGGTGGATCTACAGCTTCTCAAAACCTTGTGCCAAGAGAATGATTGCAATTCTGAAGAG GTGAAGAATGTGTATCAGACCAGTTTCTCAGCTTTCCTGGACTCACTCGATCTGTCAGGATCTGCGCATCTTCCTCAG GGAAAAGGCCTCGACCAACAGTACCAGGAACATTACCTCAAGAGCAGAGACTTTGACGGACGGCTGTTCCTGGATGGAGATGAGACTGTTCTTGTGCCCAAAGTTGACAT GTCTCAGGTAGAGAGAACACCAAAGAAGATGTCAGATGAAGACAGCACCCTCATCCCTCCTCAGACTCCAATCAG AGCTGCGATGACCTCCATTCAGCAGCTGCGGGGAGATCTCACCTCCAGCGGGGACCAGCCTTCTACTAACCTGGCTACGTATTTCAAA AATTGTACTGTGGATCCAACTCAGGATGTAGTAAAGCGTCTGGAGACATTCGGGGAGACGTTCAGTCAAAGGTTCGGTCAGGCCGTCGGCCCCCACTGCGTGGCGCTCGGCAGACAG AGATTTAACCTTGGAGTGAAGCTGTATTACAAAATCATGGAGGCGATGTTGAAATCG GAAGAGAAACGGCTGTCGGTCCAAAATTTCAG CAAACTCCTAAATGACTCCACGTTCCACACATCCCTGCTGGCCTGTGCTCTGGAGGTGGTCATGGCAACCTATGGAG AGAGCAGTTTTAAGACCGGGGGATACAACCAGGGCGGCGGTGACGCCACAGAAAGGAACATGTGCTTCCCCTGGATACTGGATGTGGTCGAACTCACTGCCTTTGACTTCTACAAAGTCATCGAGAGTTTCATCAAGGCTGACCCCACTCTGAGCAAAGACATCGTGAAACACCTGGAGACCTGTGAGAACCTCATCATGGAGAGGATTGCATGGAGGACG ggCTCGCCTCTGTTTGATTTACTCAGGCAGGAGCACGAGGGGGAAACGGCAGAACAGGTGGAAACTACAGCAAACTTCAGCCAACCACTACAGCACAACCACACTGCCGCAGACCT ATATCTGTCCCCGGTGCGTCCGGGTCTCCGCGTCCTCCCCCCTGAGACGGCAGCCTCTCCCAACACTCAGGCCTCATCTCAACCTCCAACTCAGCCTGTCAGCCAGCCTGCACGACCCCTGAAGTCAAACTCTCTCAGTCTCTTCTATAAGAAAT TGTACCGGCTGGCCTACACGAGGCTGAAAATGCTCTGCTCTTACCTGCTGTCCTCTCACCCTGAGCTGGAGCCGATCATATGGACCCTGTTCCAGCACACTCTGCAGCACGAACACGAGCTGATGAGAGATCGTCACCTTGACCAG TTGATGATGTGTGCCATGTACGCCATCTGCAAAGTAAAGACTGTTGATCTGCGCTTCAAGACCATCGTCACAGCATACAAGAACATGCCCAACACCAGCCAGGAT ACTTTCAAGCATGTGTTGACCACTGACGGAAACTATGACTCCATTATTGTCTTCTACAACCTAGTATTCATGCAGAAACTGAAAACCAACATCCTGCAGTACGCGTCTACCAGG CCACCCACACTCTCTCCCATCCCACAAATTCCCCGCAGCCCGTACAAGTTCCCCAATTCACCTTTGCGTGTGCCTGTTAGCAGCAACGTTTACATCTCTCCCATGAAAAGCCCACGTATGTCTCCGGGCATGATGACTCCTCGCTCTCG GATGTTGGTATCAATTGGGGAACCTTTTGGG ctAATTAATCGGTTTCAGAAGATCAACCAGATGGTCAACAGTGGCGACCGCTCCTTTAAGAGGAGCCTGGATCTGGGATCAACTCCTAAACCTCTCAAGAGGTTACGATTTGATATGGACGGCCAGGATGAGGGCGATGGCAG CAAATCTGGAGGAGATTCCACACTGATACAGAAACTTACAGAAATGA CCTCTACTCGGAGTCGCatgcaggagcagaaaatgaaggaagaCGCCGAATCGAGGAGGGAGTAA
- the LOC105417487 gene encoding lysophosphatidic acid receptor 6-like, translated as MSISTTPTLDISTNASQMTMSCIKSDEFKYPLYSTVFSIVFIIGLIFNLMSIYIFACTLKMRNETTTYMINLIVSDSLFVLSLPFRIYYFSNRKWLFGSVLCKVSVALFYTNMYGSILFLTCISIDRFLAIVHPFRSQRIRTKRNAKLACCAVWVMVLSGSVPTGFLLDTTSPDSTTNYCFENYSQTQWKSELYKVVVFIETMGFIIPLMLNVFCSIMVLRTLRRPQTISRGGGLNKSKILRMIVVHLLIFCFCFIPYNVNLMFYSMVRTNVLKGCYAEYVVRTIYPIALCLAVTNCCFDPVIYYFTSETIQSSIRRKSTMWYKGVRLFDRIQTDSMQNSPKTVPKSISLRTTQNNDI; from the coding sequence ATGTCTATCAGCACTACTCCAACTCTTGACATCAGCACAAATGCCAGTCAAATGACTATGAGCTGTATCAAGAGTGATGAGTTCAAGTACCCTCTGTACAGTACGGTTTTCAGCATTGTTTTTATAATTGGACTCATATTCAACCTGATGTCTATATACATTTTCGCCTGCACGCTGAAGATGCGGAACGAGACCACGACGTACATGATAAACCTCATCGTTTCAGACTCTCTCTTCGTCCTCAGCCTGCCCTTTCGGATTTATTACTTCAGTAATCGTAAATGGCTGTTTGGAAGTGTGCTGTGCAAGGTCTCCGTGGCTCTGTTTTACACCAACATGTACGgcagcatcctcttcctcacctgcatcAGCATTGACCGTTTCTTGGCCATCGTGCACCCGTTCCGATCGCAGCGCATACGCACTAAAAGGAACGCCAAACTAGCCTGCTGTGCAGTGTGGGTGATGGTGCTCTCTGGAAGTGTGCCCACTGGGTTCCTCTTGGACACCACCTCGCCCGACTCAACTACAAATTACTGTTTTGAAAATTACTCCCAAACGCAGTGGAAGTCTGAGCTATACAAGGTGGTCGTATTTATCGAGACCATGGGATTCATCATCCCTTTAATGCTCAACGTCTTCTGCTCCATCATGGTTTTACGGACGCTCAGGAGACCTCAAACCATCTCCCGCGGAGGGGGACTCAACAAGTCAAAAATCTTGAGGATGATCGTTGTGCATTTGCTgatcttctgcttctgttttaTTCCATATAATGTCAATCTGATGTTCTACTCCATGGTCCGTACCAATGTTCTGAAGGGATGCTACGCAGAGTACGTGGTGAGAACCATCTACCCCATTGCTCTGTGCCTCGCAGTCACCAACTGCTGTTTCGATCCCGTCATTTATTACTTCACTTCAGAGACCATTCAGAGCTCCATCAGACGAAAGTCCACCATGTGGTACAAAGGTGTCAGGCTGTTTGACAGAATACAGACCGACAGCATGCAGAACAGTCCAAAAACAGTTCCAAAAAGCATTAGTCTGAGGACTACACAAAACAATGACATTTGA
- the LOC115246431 gene encoding retinoblastoma-associated protein-like isoform X1 produces MPPKKRNTVVSQSKEPKPIAESVSQDKKESTELSFKKHRDKETEFVTLCKSLHVTDLVCDHAWTLWKTIQDSVEELEDSQKSLWGSCLFATVTDMDTASFTLTQLLKAVSLNVKQFLALVRKMDVNLDTISTKVNSALSHLEKKYDVMLALYQRFEKTCKSVFASVSENKEKETIRTCWTMFLLAKGRALQMEDDLVISFQLLLCTLEFCIKRCPPDLLQPLYKSAISKVQSPPGRTARRSQSKAKSRLPESEVDLQLLKTLCQENDCNSEEVKNVYQTSFSAFLDSLDLSGSAHLPQGKGLDQQYQEHYLKSRDFDGRLFLDGDETVLVPKVDMSQVERTPKKMSDEDSTLIPPQTPIRAAMTSIQQLRGDLTSSGDQPSTNLATYFKNCTVDPTQDVVKRLETFGETFSQRFGQAVGPHCVALGRQRFNLGVKLYYKIMEAMLKSEEKRLSVQNFSKLLNDSTFHTSLLACALEVVMATYGESSFKTGGYNQGGGDATERNMCFPWILDVVELTAFDFYKVIESFIKADPTLSKDIVKHLETCENLIMERIAWRTGSPLFDLLRQEHEGETAEQVETTANFSQPLQHNHTAADLYLSPVRPGLRVLPPETAASPNTQASSQPPTQPVSQPARPLKSNSLSLFYKKLYRLAYTRLKMLCSYLLSSHPELEPIIWTLFQHTLQHEHELMRDRHLDQLMMCAMYAICKVKTVDLRFKTIVTAYKNMPNTSQDTFKHVLTTDGNYDSIIVFYNLVFMQKLKTNILQYASTRPPTLSPIPQIPRSPYKFPNSPLRVPVSSNVYISPMKSPRMSPGMMTPRSRMLVSIGEPFGLINRFQKINQMVNSGDRSFKRSLDLGSTPKPLKRLRFDMDGQDEGDGSKSGGDSTLIQKLTEMTSTRSRMQEQKMKEDAESRRE; encoded by the exons ATGCCACCTAAAAAGCGCAACACCGTGGTGTCACAGAGCAAGGAGCCGAAGCCTATTGCTGAAAGTGTTTCTCAAGACAAGAAAGAGAGTACAGAGTTATCTTTTAAAAA ACACAGAGACAAGGAAACCGAGTTTGTGACCTTGTGCAAGAGTCTGCATGTCACGGATCTGGTGTGTGACCATGCCTGGACGTTGTGGAAAACTATTCAAGACTCAGTGGAAGAACTCGAA GACAGCCAGAAGAGCCTGTGGGGGTCGTGTCTGTTTGCCACAGTGACCGACATGGATACGGCCTCTTTCACCCTGACTCAGCTGCTGAAAGCAGTCAGTCTGAA TGTAAAGCAGTTTTTGGCTCTAGTGAGGAAAATGGATGTCAACTTGGATACAATAAGCACAAAGGTGAATTCAGCATTGTCACATCTAGAGAAGAAGTACGATGTGATGCTGGCTCTCTACCAGAGGTTTGAGAA aaCATGCAAAAGCGTCTTTGCTTCGGTTTCTGAGAACAA AGAGAAGGAGACCATTCGGACCTGCTGGACAATGTTTCTTTTGGCAAAGG GAAGAGCTCTGCAGATGGAGGATGACCTGGTCATAtcattccagctgctcctttgCACCCTGGAGTTCTGCATCAAGCGCTGCCCCCCAGATCTTCTCCAACCTCTTTACA AATCGGCGATCAGCAAAGTTCAGAGCCCTCCTGGGAGAACAGCTCGCCGCAGCCAGAGCAAAGCTAAGTCCCGACTTCCGGAGTCAGAGGTGGATCTACAGCTTCTCAAAACCTTGTGCCAAGAGAATGATTGCAATTCTGAAGAG GTGAAGAATGTGTATCAGACCAGTTTCTCAGCTTTCCTGGACTCACTCGATCTGTCAGGATCTGCGCATCTTCCTCAG GGAAAAGGCCTCGACCAACAGTACCAGGAACATTACCTCAAGAGCAGAGACTTTGACGGACGGCTGTTCCTGGATGGAGATGAGACTGTTCTTGTGCCCAAAGTTGACAT GTCTCAGGTAGAGAGAACACCAAAGAAGATGTCAGATGAAGACAGCACCCTCATCCCTCCTCAGACTCCAATCAG AGCTGCGATGACCTCCATTCAGCAGCTGCGGGGAGATCTCACCTCCAGCGGGGACCAGCCTTCTACTAACCTGGCTACGTATTTCAAA AATTGTACTGTGGATCCAACTCAGGATGTAGTAAAGCGTCTGGAGACATTCGGGGAGACGTTCAGTCAAAGGTTCGGTCAGGCCGTCGGCCCCCACTGCGTGGCGCTCGGCAGACAG AGATTTAACCTTGGAGTGAAGCTGTATTACAAAATCATGGAGGCGATGTTGAAATCG GAAGAGAAACGGCTGTCGGTCCAAAATTTCAG CAAACTCCTAAATGACTCCACGTTCCACACATCCCTGCTGGCCTGTGCTCTGGAGGTGGTCATGGCAACCTATGGAG AGAGCAGTTTTAAGACCGGGGGATACAACCAGGGCGGCGGTGACGCCACAGAAAGGAACATGTGCTTCCCCTGGATACTGGATGTGGTCGAACTCACTGCCTTTGACTTCTACAAAGTCATCGAGAGTTTCATCAAGGCTGACCCCACTCTGAGCAAAGACATCGTGAAACACCTGGAGACCTGTGAGAACCTCATCATGGAGAGGATTGCATGGAGGACG ggCTCGCCTCTGTTTGATTTACTCAGGCAGGAGCACGAGGGGGAAACGGCAGAACAGGTGGAAACTACAGCAAACTTCAGCCAACCACTACAGCACAACCACACTGCCGCAGACCT ATATCTGTCCCCGGTGCGTCCGGGTCTCCGCGTCCTCCCCCCTGAGACGGCAGCCTCTCCCAACACTCAGGCCTCATCTCAACCTCCAACTCAGCCTGTCAGCCAGCCTGCACGACCCCTGAAGTCAAACTCTCTCAGTCTCTTCTATAAGAAAT TGTACCGGCTGGCCTACACGAGGCTGAAAATGCTCTGCTCTTACCTGCTGTCCTCTCACCCTGAGCTGGAGCCGATCATATGGACCCTGTTCCAGCACACTCTGCAGCACGAACACGAGCTGATGAGAGATCGTCACCTTGACCAG TTGATGATGTGTGCCATGTACGCCATCTGCAAAGTAAAGACTGTTGATCTGCGCTTCAAGACCATCGTCACAGCATACAAGAACATGCCCAACACCAGCCAGGAT ACTTTCAAGCATGTGTTGACCACTGACGGAAACTATGACTCCATTATTGTCTTCTACAACCTAGTATTCATGCAGAAACTGAAAACCAACATCCTGCAGTACGCGTCTACCAGG CCACCCACACTCTCTCCCATCCCACAAATTCCCCGCAGCCCGTACAAGTTCCCCAATTCACCTTTGCGTGTGCCTGTTAGCAGCAACGTTTACATCTCTCCCATGAAAAGCCCACGTATGTCTCCGGGCATGATGACTCCTCGCTCTCG GATGTTGGTATCAATTGGGGAACCTTTTGGG ctAATTAATCGGTTTCAGAAGATCAACCAGATGGTCAACAGTGGCGACCGCTCCTTTAAGAGGAGCCTGGATCTGGGATCAACTCCTAAACCTCTCAAGAGGTTACGATTTGATATGGACGGCCAGGATGAGGGCGATGGCAG CAAATCTGGAGGAGATTCCACACTGATACAGAAACTTACAGAAATGA CCTCTACTCGGAGTCGCatgcaggagcagaaaatgaaggaagaCGCCGAATCGAGGAGGGAGTAA
- the LOC101069620 gene encoding sodium-dependent proline transporter-like has product MRDESGDAAAESPAAAGASAAQHSAHLNGHAITQNGHGSAAPPPQCDPSCLTPPQPALLQREQWGGKYEFLLSCMGYCVGLGNVWRFPYLCYRNGGGVFLIPYFIMLFFTGVPLFLMELSLGQYGAAGPIMVWKCCPLLKGIGIGMLCVSTLVCLYYNVIIAWTFYYLGSSFQSPLPWSCDALANAGLCGNNTAGNGSGRVLSPSEIFWNERVLGVVNSEGLHDPGPVRWPLALCLLAAWILIFLCMLKGIRSSGKVVYVTATFPYLVLIVLVIRGATLEGSLQGVAFYLTPDWERLSNAQVWNDAASQIFYSLGIGVGGLLSMASYNKFDNNVIRDTLIITIGNCSTSFFAGFAIFSILGHMAWKKGVPVAEVADTGPGLAFVAYPEALALLPGSVFWSILFFLMLFMLGIDTLFGNMEGITTAVLDEFPQLRLNTFHKSLFLAALCFCFYLMGLLLVTDGGIYWFTLIDSFSTSFGLIIIALFMCLGISFFYGVNQFCQDILDMICHCPPWCSKVVLYFKACWMFFTPFLLLFILTYIFIEMYNTTLHYGPYVYPRWGKALGVCMATVSCLQILIWAIVAISKETGTLKERFKKSIRPLNSWRANNASSGGRPGAQMEPERVEAPFTVTLTDMDFNTLTWEAGSQA; this is encoded by the exons CATTCAGCACACCTGAACGGGCACGCCATCACGCAGAATGGCCACGGCTctgcggcgccgccgccacagTGTGACCCTTCCTGCCTCACCCCACCCCAGCcggcgctgctgcagagggagcaGTGGGGAGGCAAGTACGAGTTCCTGCTCTCCTGCATGGGATACTGCGTGGGACTGGGCAACGTGTGGCGTTTTCCCTACCTGTGCTACCGTAACGGAGGAG GTGTGTTCCTCATCCCGTACTTCATCATGCTCTTTTTCACGGGCGTGCCGCTCTTCCTCATGGAGCTGAGTCTGGGCCAGTATGGAGCAGCCGGTCCCATCATGGTGTGGAAATGCTGCCCTCTGCTCAAAG ggatTGGCATCGGGATGCTGTGTGTGTCCACGCTGGTGTGCCTCTACTACAACGTGATCATAGCCTGGACCTTCTACTACCTGGGGAGCTCCTTCCAGAGCCCCCTGCCCTGGTCCTGTGACGCTCTAGCTAACGCTGGTCTCTGTGGCAACAACACCGCGGGAAACGGTTCCGGACGAGTCCTGAGCCCGTCGGAGATTTTCTGGAA CGAGCGCGTGCTGGGCGTCGTAAACAGCGAGGGCCTCCATGACCCAGGCCCTGTGCGCTGGCCCCTGGCCCTCTGCCTCCTGGCTGCTTGGATCCTCATCTTCCTGTGCATGCTCAAAGGCATCCGCAGCTCCGGCAAG GTGGTCTACGTGACGGCGACCTTCCCGTACTTGGTGCTGATCGTTCTGGTCATCAGAGGGGCCACCCTGGAAGGCTCCCTTCAGGGCGTCGCCTTCTACCTCACGCCGGACTGGGAAAGATTGTCCAACGCACAG GTGTGGAACGACGCGGCCTCGCAGATCTTCTACTCCTTGGGTATCGGCGTCGGGGGGCTCCTTTCCATGGCGTCCTACAATAAGTTTGACAACAACGTCATCAG GGACACTTTGATTATCACCATCGGGAACTGCAGCACCAGCTTCTTTGCAGGATTTGCTATTTTCTCAATCCTGGGTCACATGGCCTGGAAGAAGGGCGTGCCCGTCGCAGAGGTGGCCGACACGG GTCCTGGTTTGGCATTTGTTGCTTACCCAGAAGCCCTTGCTCTGCTGCCAGGCTCAGTGTTCTGGTCCATCCTGTTCTTCCTGATGCTCTTTATGCTGGGGATCGATACACTG TTCGGCAACATGGAGGGCATCACCACGGCCGTGCTGGACGAGTTTCCCCAACTCCGACTGAACACGTTCCACAAGTCTCTGTTCTTGGCCGCTCTGTGCTTCTGCTTCTACCTAATGGGTCTCCTGCTGGTGACCGAC GGTGGGATTTACTGGTTCACTCTCATTGACTCCTTCAGCACTAGCTTTGGCCTCATCATCATCGCTCTCTTCATGTGCCTTGGCATCTCCTTCTTCTATG GGGTCAACCAGTTCTGTCAAGACATCCTTGATATGATCTGCCACTGCCCCCCCTGGTGCAGCAAAGTGGTGCTTTATTTCAAAGCATGCTGGATGTTCTTCACGCCCTTCCTTCTGCTG TTCATCCTGACCTACATCTTCATCGAGATGTACAACACGACGCTCCACTACGGGCCCTACGTGTATCCCCGATGGGGTAAAGCGCTGGGGGTGTGCATGGCCACAGTCAGCTGTTTACAGATCCTCATCTGGGCCATCGTGGCCATCAGCAAGGAAACGGGAACGCTAAAAGAA CGTTTCAAAAAATCAATCCGTCCTCTGAACTCCTGGAGGGCCAACAACGCCAGCAGCGGCGGGAGGCCCGGCGCCCAGATGGAGCCGGAGAGGGTCGAGGCTCCGTTCACCGTCACTCTCACAGACATGGATTTCAACACGCTGACGTGGGAGGCGGGGAGCCAAGCGTGA